GCTTATTAGGAAGAAATGGGGCTGGAAAAACAACATTATTTAATTGCTTGAATCATGATATAGATATTGATGGGGGAACATTTTATATTGAGGATGGTGAACAACGTCCTCTTACCATGAATGATATTGGTTATGTTTTATCAACACCAACAGTTCCAGAGTTTTTAACAGCTAGAGAATTTTTGAAATTTTTTATTGAAGTGAATCAAAAAAATATTGTTGACTTAAAAAGTATTGATGAATATTTTGATATTGTCAATATTGCTGCTGAAGATCGTGATCGTTTATTAAAAGATTTTTCACATGGAATGAAAAATAAGATGCAGATGTTAATTCAATTGATTGCCAAGCCTGCTATCTTATTGCTAGATGAACCACTTACATCTTTAGATGTTGTTGTGGCTGATGAAATGAAAAAACTTTTAAAACAAATGAAGGAAGAACATATTCTTATTTTTTCAACACATATTATGGAATTGGCTATTGATCTATGTGATGAAATTGTTATTTTAAATAAAGGTCAATTATCTTTTGTTGATAGGAATGGACTGAATCAAGATGAATTACAAGAAAAAATTATCAAAATTTTAAAGGATGACCATGATGCTTAAGACCTTTTTGATTGCTTATCGCTTAAAAGATACTTATCATGTCAATAGTATGATCTATGCTTTAAAAAGTCTTCCATTTATTAAAAAAATATTGCCTGTTTCCTTA
Above is a genomic segment from Candidatus Stoquefichus sp. SB1 containing:
- a CDS encoding ABC transporter ATP-binding protein, which translates into the protein MKLVIEHLQKSFEDKKVLEDIHFCFEQGKIYGLLGRNGAGKTTLFNCLNHDIDIDGGTFYIEDGEQRPLTMNDIGYVLSTPTVPEFLTAREFLKFFIEVNQKNIVDLKSIDEYFDIVNIAAEDRDRLLKDFSHGMKNKMQMLIQLIAKPAILLLDEPLTSLDVVVADEMKKLLKQMKEEHILIFSTHIMELAIDLCDEIVILNKGQLSFVDRNGLNQDELQEKIIKILKDDHDA